In Tsukamurella tyrosinosolvens, the genomic window GCAGCAGGATGAGGATGCCGAGCGTAGTCGCTGCCGCCGAGTCGATCCGGGCGACGGCCACGAGCAGCGCGGCGATCACGGCCAGCCCGACCGCCAGCGGGATGGCGGCGTCCGCGAACGCGCCCGTGCGGGCGGCGCGGTCGACGGCGGACCGTCGGGCGTCCTCGGCGCGGGCGGCGCGGGACCGCACCTCGTCCAGCCGGCCGGCGACGGCGAGCTCGCCGGCGTGGTCGAGCACCGCCGAGGCCGCGGCACCGAAGGCCTCGCTGCCCGCCGCCTCCGCGGCAGCGCGGTCGCGGGTGGCGCGGGCGGTCAGCCACGGCGCCGCGAGCCCGGCCAGCAGCAGGCACGCCCCGAGCGCGAGGCCGGCCCGGGGATCGAGGAACCACATCCACGCGGTCGCCGCGACCGAGACCGTCGCCGCGACCGCGGCGGGGATCACGGTGCGCACCAGCGCATCGCCGACCGCGTCGACGTCGGCGCCGGTGCGGGCGAGGAGTTCGCCGTCCGAGAGCCGCACGGACTCGGCGGGCGCGGCCCCGGCGAGCCGCAGGTACAGCGCGGCCCTCAGCTCCGTGAGCCCGCGCAGCGCCAGCCGGTGCGACGCGAGCCGCTCGACGTAGCGCATCAGCCCGCGGGTGATGCCGAGCCCGCGCACCGACGTGACGGCCAGCGAGAGCGCCAGCACGGGCGGCATCGTCCACGCCTTGGTGATGAGCCAGGCGGAGAGTCCCGCCAGCGCGAGCGCGCTGCCGGCGGTGAGAACGCCCGCGCCCACGGCGCCGAGCGCGGCCAGCGGCCGGGTCCGCATCGCCCGCAGGCAGATCAGCAGGTCACGCACGGGCCACCTCCAGCACCTCGTCGGCTGCGGCGAGCACCTGCGGGTCGTGGGCCGCGATCACGACGGTCGCACCGGCATCGGCGCGGTCACGCAGCGCGGCGAGGACGCGGGCGGCCAGCTCGTCGTCGAGGTGCGCGGTCGGCTCGTCGAAGAGCAGCACCGGCCGCCCGAGCGCGAGGGTGCGGGCCAGCGCGAGCCGCTGCCGCTGCCCGGCGGAGAGCCCTGCCCCGCCGGTGCCGACGGTCCGCTCCCAGCCGCGCTCGGCGACCACCTCGTCGAGGCCGGTCGCGGCGAGCACCTCCGGCACGGATTCCGGTGCGGGGGCGCCCAACAGCGTGAAGTTGTGCTCCAGCGTGCCGGGTTCGAGGTAGGGGTGCTGCGGGCACCAGGCCACGTGCGCCCACCACGCCGGGCCGCAGGCCAGCGGCGCACCGTCGACGGTGACGTCCCCCGCGTCCGGCACCACGAGCCCCGCCAGCACGGTCAGCAGCGTGGACTTGCCCGCACCGTTGGCCCCGGTGAGCACGGTGACCCGTCCGGGGGCGAAGGCACCGTCGAAGCCCGACGGTGCCGCGCCGTCCCGCCCGTCGACGGTGACGCCGCGCGCGACGAGCACGCCGGGGTGGTCGGTGCCCGGCCCCGCGGCGGGAGCGGGCGCGTCGAGGAGGGCGAAGACGCGGCCGGTGGCCTCGATCCCCTGCTCGGCGGCGTGGAATCCGGCGCCGACGGCGCGCAGCGGCCGGTACACCTCGGGGGCGAGGATGAGCGCGAAAACACCGGCGAACAGGGTCATCTCGCCGTAGACCAGGCGTAGGCCGATACTCACGGCGACGAGCGCGACGCACAGGGTGGCGAGCAGTTCGAGGGCGAAGGAGGAGAGGAAGGCGATCCGCAGTGCGCCCATGGTCTCGGTCTCGTTGCGCGCCCCGAGCTCACGGACCGTGCGCTCGGGGCCGCGTTCGCGGCCGAGGGCCCGGAGCGTGGGCAGGCCGGCGACCAGGTCGAGCAAGCGCGCGGACAGCCGCGACATCGCCTGCAGGCGGCGCCGCGTGCGGTCGCGGGTGAGCAGGCCGATGAGCACCATGAAGATCGGTAGCAGCGGCAGGGTGCCGAGCGCGATCGCGCCGGAGACCCAGTCCGCGAGGAACATCGCGAGGATCAGCACCGGCGTCGCGATGGCGCTCAGGGCGAGGGCGGGGACGTAGCCCGTGAGGTAGGGCGGCAGGTCGTCGAGGCCGCGGGTGAGGGCGGTGCGCAGCTCCTCGCGGTCCACCGGCGTACGCCCCGGGCCGACGGCCGCCAGTGCGGCGGAGCGCAGCTCGGAGACCACCCGGTCGGCGGCGCGGCGCTCGATGCGGGATCGAAGGTGGCTCACCGCGACCCGGACCGCCAGCGCGCCGACGGCCGACGCGAGCGGTCCCGTCACGTCGGCGTCGCCGGTCACGAGGCGCGCGAGCGCCGTCGCGAGCGCGAAGGCCAGCACGATCACCGCGGCGGTCTCCGCGACGCCGCAGGCGACCACGGTGGCCATCAACCCGCGCGAGCTGCGCGCGTACCGCAGCAGCCGCGGGTCGACGGGCGCGCGGGTCTCAGGCACGGGGGCTGAGGCCGATCGACGGAGGGATCTGCGCGGCCGAGATCCGCTTGCGGAACACCCAGTACGTCCACGCCTGGTAGATCATCACCAGCGGGAGGAGCACGACCAGGCACCAGGACATCACGACCAGCGTGTAGTGCGAGGAGGCGGCGGCCTCGATCGTGATCGAGCGGGCCGGGTCGGTCGCGTTCAGCACGTTGGGGAAGAGCGCTCCGAAGAGGAGCACGCTGACGCCGATCACGGTCAGTGAGGTCGCGAAGAACGCCGCGAGTTCGCGCCCCACGCGGATCAGCGGACCCACGGCGAGCAGCCCGCCGGCGGCCAGCGCCACCATCGCCCACGTCCACGGCTTGCCGTGCTCGAGCTGCGTCCACACCGCGAAGACGGCGCCGATCGCGGTGACGGGCAGCCACATCCGTGCGGCGAGGCGCCGGGCGTCCACCCGGACGTCACCGTCGGACTTGAGCGCGACGAAGATCGCGCCGTGCAACAGGAACAGGCCGAGGGTCGCGATCCCGCCGAGCAGCCCGTACGGGTTGAGCAGGTCCCAGACCTCGCTGGTCATGTCGCCGCGTTCGTCCAGGTCGACGCCGTGCACGATGTTCGCGAAGATCAGGCCCCACGCGAAGGCGGGGATCCAGGAGCCGAGGCCGATCCCGACGTCCGCCCAGCCGCGCCAGCGCGGCTCGTCGATCTTGCCGCGCCACTCGATCGCGCAGACGCGGGTGATGAGGCCCACCAGGATCGCGAGGAGCACGAGGTAGAAGCCCGAGAAGACCTCGGCGTACCAGACCGGGAACGCGGCGAACATCGCCGCGCCGGCGGTGATGAGCCACACCTCGTTGCCGTCCCAGACGGGGCCGATGGTGTTGAGCAGCACGCGCCGCCGCTTCTCGGCGTCGGCGTGGGAGCGCTTGCGGCCCAGGATCGGCATGAGCATGCCGACGCCGAAGTCGAAGCCCTCCAGCACGAAGTAGCCGGTGAACAGGAAGCCGATGGCGAGGAACCAGTAGTCGGGCAGTGTCATGGCG contains:
- the cydC gene encoding thiol reductant ABC exporter subunit CydC; the protein is MRDLLICLRAMRTRPLAALGAVGAGVLTAGSALALAGLSAWLITKAWTMPPVLALSLAVTSVRGLGITRGLMRYVERLASHRLALRGLTELRAALYLRLAGAAPAESVRLSDGELLARTGADVDAVGDALVRTVIPAAVAATVSVAATAWMWFLDPRAGLALGACLLLAGLAAPWLTARATRDRAAAEAAGSEAFGAAASAVLDHAGELAVAGRLDEVRSRAARAEDARRSAVDRAARTGAFADAAIPLAVGLAVIAALLVAVARIDSAAATTLGILILLPLSAFEAASVLPDAARQYVRSADAAGRIAPLLTLPAVPAGTTPVAPHPTLRLGALVLEPGDRLAVRGASGAGKTTVLLALAGLDDRGGEVAVDGTPARDCADLPASVAFFGEAAHVFATTVAENCRVARGDATDAEIDAALRRVGLGEWIDGLPDGVRTQLEDGADSLSGGQRRRLLLARALLSPAAVVLLDEPTEHLDAADARRLLAEILDPAGLFPGRTVVVAGHAEPPAGVRQWEMDRLSSA
- the cydD gene encoding thiol reductant ABC exporter subunit CydD, which codes for MPETRAPVDPRLLRYARSSRGLMATVVACGVAETAAVIVLAFALATALARLVTGDADVTGPLASAVGALAVRVAVSHLRSRIERRAADRVVSELRSAALAAVGPGRTPVDREELRTALTRGLDDLPPYLTGYVPALALSAIATPVLILAMFLADWVSGAIALGTLPLLPIFMVLIGLLTRDRTRRRLQAMSRLSARLLDLVAGLPTLRALGRERGPERTVRELGARNETETMGALRIAFLSSFALELLATLCVALVAVSIGLRLVYGEMTLFAGVFALILAPEVYRPLRAVGAGFHAAEQGIEATGRVFALLDAPAPAAGPGTDHPGVLVARGVTVDGRDGAAPSGFDGAFAPGRVTVLTGANGAGKSTLLTVLAGLVVPDAGDVTVDGAPLACGPAWWAHVAWCPQHPYLEPGTLEHNFTLLGAPAPESVPEVLAATGLDEVVAERGWERTVGTGGAGLSAGQRQRLALARTLALGRPVLLFDEPTAHLDDELAARVLAALRDRADAGATVVIAAHDPQVLAAADEVLEVARA
- the cydB gene encoding cytochrome d ubiquinol oxidase subunit II, producing MTLPDYWFLAIGFLFTGYFVLEGFDFGVGMLMPILGRKRSHADAEKRRRVLLNTIGPVWDGNEVWLITAGAAMFAAFPVWYAEVFSGFYLVLLAILVGLITRVCAIEWRGKIDEPRWRGWADVGIGLGSWIPAFAWGLIFANIVHGVDLDERGDMTSEVWDLLNPYGLLGGIATLGLFLLHGAIFVALKSDGDVRVDARRLAARMWLPVTAIGAVFAVWTQLEHGKPWTWAMVALAAGGLLAVGPLIRVGRELAAFFATSLTVIGVSVLLFGALFPNVLNATDPARSITIEAAASSHYTLVVMSWCLVVLLPLVMIYQAWTYWVFRKRISAAQIPPSIGLSPRA